From Mucilaginibacter gotjawali:
GCTGCATGATGGCTTCAAAAACATCATCCCGGTACTGGATAATAAAGAGGAGTTTAACCTGTATGATGACGAGATAGAAATGGATACCCCATGTAATCTCGGTATCCGGATCGCCGCCGAAGAGCAACCCGATTCGCAGTTTTATACGTCGCGTTTAGGGGTACGTATGGAAGATATTATCGATTTCTATTATAATAAGATTGAGTCGAATCCTAATTTCCGTGTTAAGCTGCTGCATTTCTTTATCAATTCAGGGATTTCGGACACTCCTTATTACTGGAACGAGCTGGAGAAATATGTCACCCTTTATTGTAAATTTAAAAAGATAAACCCGCACCTGGATACGCTTGATATTGGCGGTGGTATGCCTTTTAAAGATTCACTGGTTTTTGATTTTGATTATGAGTATATGATCAACGAAATTGTGAGCCGGATAAAAGAGATCTGCGCTGACAATGATACCGAAGAACCTGATATCATTACTGAGTTTGGTAAATACACCGTTGCCGAAGCATCGGGTATTCTATATAAAGTATTGGGCCGTAAACAGCAAAATGACCGTGAAAAATGGCTGATGCTGGATGGTTCATTCATTACCAACCTGCCTGATGTATGGGCACTTAACCAGAAATATATTTTATTGCCAATAAACAACTGGGACTCCGAATATGAGCGGGTTAACCTTGGCGGCATCACCTGCGACGGCCAGGATTATTATAACCAGGAAGCCCATATGAATAGCGTGTTTATGCCTAAAACGCGTAAGGTGCAGTACATCGGCTTTTTTAATACCGGCGCTTACCAGGAAGTTTTAAGCGGGTATGGCGGGATCCATCATTGCCTGCTGCCTTCACCAAAACATGTGATCATCCGTCGTAACCGTGATGAGACATTCAACTTTGAAGTTTTTGGCGAGGAGCAAAACAGTAAACAAGTAATGAAATTGCTGGGATACACAACGTAGAGATTAAACTAATCTCTACGCTCAATTCATTGTTCTTTATGATAAAGGTCGCCTGCTTTGGCTGCCGATAATTTAATGCCTTTTATCATAGCAGAGCTGAAGCCATTATGTTCCATTTCATTTAAACCTGCAATGGTACATCCGCTTGGCGAGGTTACTTTATCTATTTCCTGTTCAGGGTGCGAGGAAAGCTGCAACAGCAGATCGGCAGCGCCTTTGGCAGTTTGAGCAGCCATCTTTAAAGCATCGTGTGCATGGAACCCAATTTCGGTGCCGCCTTGCGAAGCCGCACGGATTGACCGTAAAAAGAACGCTATGCCACAGGCGCAAAGCGCGGTTGCTGATGTCATCAGTTCCTCGTTGATCTGGATAGTTACGCCAACTGTTTCAAAAAACGAACGTGCAAAATTGATATTTTTAGGTGTGCCGTTATCGGTAGCAATACAGGTCATGGATTGCCCGATAGCGATGGCCGTATTGGGCATTGCCCTGATTACCTGCACATTCAGATCCAGCTGCTGGCGGATATCCGCGCAGCTAACGCCAGAAACTACAGAAATTAAAAGTTGTTTCTCCGGCCTGATGGAAGGACGGATCTCATCCAGCAGTTTATTCAATTGCTGCGGCAATACGGCCAGTACCACATAGTCGGCCTTTCTAACGGCTTTCAAATTGTTATCTGTGGTGTGGTAACCCATTTCAGCATAGGCAGACAATGCGCCAACGTTTCTGCGGGTAAGGGTAATTTGCTGGGGTTTACAAATTCCGGCTTTAACAAGGCCTTTAGCCAACGACAAGCCGATGTTACCGCTGCCCAGTATGGCAATATGCTGTTGTGAATTCATAAATAATGTTCGATTAAATTTGTACCAAATGGTTGATGTTCTTTTATGTTTCCCAGGTCGTTTGAATGGCCAATGATCACCTTTTTTACACCGCGTGCTATCGCGGTAAAAGCATTATCAAGCTTGGGCAGCATTCCGCTATGTATTACCTGTTGTTCTTTTAATTCTTCGTAATATTGGGGATCTATTTCTCTGATCAGCGATTCTTCGTCATTTATATCTTTCAATACCCCTTTCTTC
This genomic window contains:
- a CDS encoding arginine decarboxylase; its protein translation is MQSYEEFLDLSVGFPQEGFEIIEDELYFHDLNLMEMIETYGTPLRFTYVPIITKKIQQAKLLFQQAIIKNNYRGSYKYCYCTKSSHFKHVVEEALKNEIHLETSSAFDMPMIDILEKKGAVNKDVTVICNGFKTFQYKTYIIDMLHDGFKNIIPVLDNKEEFNLYDDEIEMDTPCNLGIRIAAEEQPDSQFYTSRLGVRMEDIIDFYYNKIESNPNFRVKLLHFFINSGISDTPYYWNELEKYVTLYCKFKKINPHLDTLDIGGGMPFKDSLVFDFDYEYMINEIVSRIKEICADNDTEEPDIITEFGKYTVAEASGILYKVLGRKQQNDREKWLMLDGSFITNLPDVWALNQKYILLPINNWDSEYERVNLGGITCDGQDYYNQEAHMNSVFMPKTRKVQYIGFFNTGAYQEVLSGYGGIHHCLLPSPKHVIIRRNRDETFNFEVFGEEQNSKQVMKLLGYTT
- the proC gene encoding pyrroline-5-carboxylate reductase, with the protein product MNSQQHIAILGSGNIGLSLAKGLVKAGICKPQQITLTRRNVGALSAYAEMGYHTTDNNLKAVRKADYVVLAVLPQQLNKLLDEIRPSIRPEKQLLISVVSGVSCADIRQQLDLNVQVIRAMPNTAIAIGQSMTCIATDNGTPKNINFARSFFETVGVTIQINEELMTSATALCACGIAFFLRSIRAASQGGTEIGFHAHDALKMAAQTAKGAADLLLQLSSHPEQEIDKVTSPSGCTIAGLNEMEHNGFSSAMIKGIKLSAAKAGDLYHKEQ